Proteins from one Sarcophilus harrisii chromosome 2, mSarHar1.11, whole genome shotgun sequence genomic window:
- the LOC105749894 gene encoding protein FAM170B-like translates to MKEPQEKRATAKTSGISEAEHPSPQPGPSAPRGLAPTPAFNEEEVEKREDSSSSSPYFVYEKPHTTSTRKVNSAEDSCYSCAYYARVRTVKGVAIKWHTSAGFRAVGKKPRMYEAEVSGETTIGSPPTSSVTTMRQDIETHSSVEDPCEIKMEEITFQVSQNVEEEPFEDPSEDEKPGPSHREEEERPRVATPDWLVTTDKGFRCLACCRVFLTLEALMEHARYGVKEGFSCRVFNEAMLEMRCNQEKKREIRWRQAEVRRHQLETWQRHVHNWRHGLEAGHHQETPFNQAQVRRRHLETWHRQAQARRRRIQTHFNQLRGEHRHQESQHQQETQFNQLRAQYRQQESQHHQGQNRHRLEALHHRRESQIQQGLNRCHQLDTWNNQTQAWRHRLEAVHRHRESQLQQAEARHHRLETWCHQARARRLRLEAQRHQREARHLAEAQHRHRETPHHRARTGYHQLESVHHQQEGPLNPEQAQYCPFETVHHQREAQLYPSGVWHHQLEIRRPHQTQAQHHRLETMRDQREAQLHQAAEEQHRARETHRHQARAQHRRTVIRHHQAHAQRR, encoded by the coding sequence GAATCTCAGAAGCAGAACACCCTTCACCCCAACCTGGACCGTCAGCACCAAGAGGCCTAGCCCCAACCCCTGCCTTTAATGAGGAAGAAGTGGAAAAAAGAGAGGATTCTTCCTCATCATCTCCCTATTTTGTGTATGAGAAGCCACATACCACCTCCACTCGTAAAGTCAACTCGGCAGAAGACTCTTGTTACAGTTGTGCTTATTATGCCCGAGTTAGGACTGTAAAAGGGGTAGCTATTAAATGGCACACCTCAGCGGGGTTCCGGGCCGTGGGCAAAAAGCCCCGGATGTATGAAGCCGAGGTGTCAGGGGAAACCACGATTGGGTCTCCTCCCACCAGTAGTGTTACCACAATGCGCCAGGACATTGAAACTCACTCTTCCGTGGAGGATCCTTGTGAGatcaaaatggaagaaataacttTCCAGGTCTCCCAAAATGTGGAGGAAGAGCCTTTTGAAGACCCTAGTGAGGATGAAAAGCCTGGGCCCTCCCatagggaagaggaggagagaccAAGGGTGGCCACCCCAGACTGGCTGGTCACCACCGACAAAGGCTTCCGCTGCCTGGCCTGCTGCCGGGTATTTCTGACCCTGGAGGCCCTCATGGAGCACGCCCGTTATGGGGTAAAGGAGGGTTTCAGCTGCAGAGTCTTTAACGAGGCAATGCTGGAAATGAGATGTAATCAGGAGAAAAAGCGTGAGATTCGCTGGCGGCAAGCCGAAGTCCGGCGGCATCAGCTGGAGACCTGGCAACGTCACGTGCACAACTGGCGGCACGGCTTGGAGGCTGGGCATCATCAGGAGACCCCATTTAATCAAGCACAGGTCCGGCGGCGTCACCTCGAGACCTGGCATCGACAAGCGCAGGCCCGACGGCGACGAATACAGACCCATTTTAATCAGCTTCGAGGGGAACATCGCCACCAGGAATCCCAGCATCAGCAAGAGACTCAGTTTAATCAGCTGCGAGCTCAATATCGTCAACAAGAATCCCAGCATCATCAAGGGCAAAACCGACATCGACTGGAGGCTTTACATCATCGCCGAGAAAGTCAGATTCAGCAAGGCCTCAACAGGTGCCATCAACTAGACACGTGGAACAACCAGACCCAGGCCTGGCGCCACAGGCTGGAGGCCGTGCATCGTCACCGAGAGAGCCAACTGCAGCAAGCCGAGGCTCGTCATCATCGCCTGGAAACGTGGTGCCATCAGGCCCGGGCGCGGCGGCTGAGACTGGAGGCCCAGCGGCACCAGCGCGAAGCGCGCCACCTCGCCGAGGCCCAGCACCGCCACCGAGAGACCCCGCACCATCGGGCCCGAACTGGCTATCATCAGCTGGAGAGTGTCCACCATCAGCAGGAGGGCCCGCTGAATCCGGAGCAGGCCCAGTACTGTCCGTTTGAGACGGTGCATCACCAGCGAGAGGCCCAGCTCTATCCAAGTGGTGTCTGGCATCATCAGCTTGAAATCCGGCGTCCGCATCAGACCCAAGCTCAGCATCACAGACTAGAGACTATGCGGGACCAGCGAGAAGCCCAGCTCCATCAAGCCGCCGAGGAACAGCATCGGGCGAGAGAAACCCATCGCCACCAAGCTCGGGCGCAGCACCGTAGAACTGTGATACGGCATCACCAAGCCCATGCGCAGCGTCGCTGA